The Glycine soja cultivar W05 chromosome 19, ASM419377v2, whole genome shotgun sequence genomic sequence tgatcaaatcTCAGAAATGATATCATCTTCCATAATCAATCATTTGATATCTCTAAATTTGCAGATAGCACTCTTTTCCTTATGTGGACTTGGCTGAAGGGGTGGGAAAGGGATTTCACTGTCCCTTTTCTCCAGTGGTCCTCAGCAATGTCTTTAGCATTTAACTAATGCTTCTAGGAAGGGCAGGTTTTGTGTGAAAGTATTGTGATGGTTGTCTGTATGTATAGTTTTTCATAAGTCAATCTTACATTGTATCCtgtagtaccactggtactgttaatcattaatataaattatctgtgcagttaaaaaaaaacccttctTTGATGTAAACAGTTTggataaaaacttttttaaaaaaatcagagTCCATAAGCCTTGTAATAGAACTATAAATTTATAGATTATTAATGGTTTAACTGtgaagttaaataaaataaaaaatatgtttgattacaaaaatgaaatattaatttctcCTTTAGTTTGTAAGGACTtcgttttaatgaaaattttcatgttgaaggaggtattaatattaatatagccTGAAAATTGCAAACTTAATTAAAACGTCACATGCAAGAATAATGTGAAGATCCTTTCAAACAAGGAAGAAATATGATGGCTCCTTACATTGGAAAACTAACCCTCACAACTACAATTGTTCTTTTGACCGGtttattttttaccttatcaTAGTCCCATGTCATGTGGTGTTATGAATAGATGACTCCCAAGTTCGTAAAAATATACACACCaaatttgatgaaaaaataCTACTAGTTGGGTCCTCTGCATCTAACTGTGCCTGGAAGTAAGCACTTTTGAATATAGTAAAACTTTAACAACTTTGGATTCGAAAAATTCTGTATAGGCTCAACTTTGAACTTAAAAAGGTAAAcattaaccaaaataaataataataataataataataataataataataataataataataataataataataataataataataataataataataataataataataataataataataataataataataataataataataataataataataataataataataataataataataataataataataataataataataataataataataaataataataataataataataataataataataataataaaataataataataataataataataataataataataataataataataataataataataataataataataataataataataataataataataataataatataataataataataataataataataataataataataataataataataataataataataataataataataataataataataataataataataataataataataataataatataataataataataataataataataataataataataataataataataataataataataataataataataataataataataataataataataataataataataataataataataataataataataataataataataataataataataataataataataataataataataataataataataataataataataataataataataataataataataataataataataataataaaggagGTGACAAGTAAGTGAGAGAGAGCTGCAGAATATATAAAAAGGGTTGTTCTTCACTCACTCTCAGTCACAGCCAGTCTATATACCAGTTTGGAAataaacttcgtaccccattgcccagaggctcttcgctatgcgaaggtatatgcaagggtaaggctgcgtacaacatccctccctcATACCAGTTTGGAAATATTCTCTCTAAATCCAATTAATGTTGCCATTCACATTTAACACCTCTGGCAGCATCTAGCATTCATTCATTGAGCTTGTGACTAAGTTTTTTTAAGCCTTTCACTCTTGTCATATATTTTCTCTAGTTTTCATCTTCTGATCTATCTAACTTCACCAGATTGTGCACTTAAAAGttcatcactttatcatcaagaACGATGCAAGACTCAATTGGGATTCCTGCTTGCTTTTCTTCTTCAGCAGAGAAGCAGCATAGCCATGATGATCATGGAGCTGTGACCCATTCGGGTCAGAGCGTGTACATGTCAATGTATATAATTCTAATATTCAAAAGGAAGGGGGGGAGTTGGGCCAGCAAACACTAGGCCCAATTAACTCTGTTATGAAGTATTATGTTAGAAGAAAGGAAACTAAGGACTATAATGTAGAGGCTCAATCTGTTCTGGAACCTCCCAAGGAAACAACCCCTCAGCCTTATGAGGCTTGTCTGAAAGCTTGCAAGAAGGACCCGAGAGCCAACATTTGTAACCAGGCTTCCctggaaaatcaaatggctctAGTCAGTGACATGGGCCTCACCTATGGTCAGGAAACCCAGATGGTCAAGGATTTGATGATTCAGATGGAGCAGAGAGACAAATCTATGGCAGTTGAGAGGGGTATCAAGAATCATCAATCATGATTATCCTGTCATATAACTCTAGAGGGTTGGGAAGGGGGATTAAATGGGCTGCTATAAGGAGGCTCAATTTAATTCATAAGATTGATCTTGTGTGTATTCAAGAAACAAAAAGggagaaatttgataaaatcatTTGTCAGTCAATGTGGGGGGATTCCACTGTTTCTTGGGACAGTGTCCCCTCTGTTCAGGCAGCTGGTGGTTTACTTTGTTTATGAAACAATTCAGCTTTTCATGTGGAAAGGAGAATTAAAGGCCatagctttttatttttagatgggAGATGGGTTAATGAAGACCAGAGACTTTTCATAGTCAATGTCTATGCCCCTTGTGATCTAGCTGGGAAAAGAATTCTGTGGGAGAAGTTAAGACAGCTGAatcaaagagaggggatcactTCCCTTTTTTCTGACCAAGAGATTAAAGAGGCTGTTTGGAGTTGTGGTGGACACAAATGCCCGGGACCCGAtggatttaatttcaattttattaaggCTTTTTGGAGGGTTTTGAAACCTGAATTCAGGAGATTTGTAGATGAATTCCACTTTCATGGAAGGTTTCCTAGAGGCAGCAATGCTTCCTTCATGGCCCTTATTCCTAAAACAAGTCATCCTCAATCTTTAAATGATTACATGCCTATTTCTCTCATTGGGTGTATGTATAAAGTCATAGCCAAGCTTTTGGCAAACAGGCTGAGGAGTGTCATTTCTAGTATTGTTGATGAAAGGCAATCAGCCTTCATAAAGGATAGACATATCCTTCATGAAATCCATAAGCAGAAGCAATCGTTGAGTTCTACAACTCAAGGGATTGTGTGGCAGCCTATTATAAGGAAGTTTGAAGCCAAACTtacaaaatggaagcaaagaagCCTATCTATGGGGGGTAGAATCACTCTCATTAATTCAGTTTTATCAGCCTTACCTATCTATTTACTATCTATAGGGggcaaaatggaagcaaagaagCCTATCTATTGTGTGGCTGGGGGATAATTTAACTCTACAAGCAAAATATCCTACTTTGTATTTAATAAGCAATCAACAgacctttctatttctattttttacacgtttaaaactcaaacatataaaatataaaatatataacaaactaacaaagataaagacaaaaaaaaggagATATAAACTCACCTCACTTTTTCACTAGAAGGAACAGATTATACGAAGGCTAAAGGATTCAATCTTACTTCTGTCGCTGATAGAGGTTGAGATATTCCAGTGGTTGTAACCTATGAACAAAAAAGCTATCAGTAaagcaataaataattataccCATTTGAgttcagtttaattttttatgacaatATTGAACGCAACTGCaagtaaaaatgttattatcatCACAAATAAATATCAATCAAATTTGGTAACTAACTTAAGCAATTTGGTCTTCAAGTTGGTGTGTATCAGGCAACCAAATCGACTGGCTCAgaactttatttttcaatattaaggataaatttaccaaaatattaatttctcaaactaaattgaaaattttaaaagttaatgattaaattcatttttgtaaTATGAAAAggatttaaattgattaatagaACTAGTATCAAAGCCACCAAATTGATGCAGTGCTGCTTCTAGAACAGCACCACAATCTTATAACCTTGACAAATTTTTGCAGCTTCCTTGACAAGTAAAGACAGGCCAAACATCACCATGGATGCTTTGCATTGTGACTCAAGTTGAGGAAACCAACCAAATGATGAAAATGGTTCTGGTTTTGATTACTACATGCATTCCAAGCATCATCATAGCTCAAACCACCACACTCTTTATCAGACAAGGCACCACACTGGACAGGAGAATGGGACCCCATTTTGAAATCCCTCTAGCATGTCTCATAGCACTTGTAAGCAACTATAATGACTTAGTATCGTCTTAGTCTAATTTAAATCTCCAAATTCACAGTAACATGAACTTGTAACAAAACCTATTGTTTGGAAAAATAATCACATTGCCTAGTCTCAGCTTAGTCAAATATCAATCATATTAGTTAGTCTAACTAAGGTTTCGAAACATCACAACAGAGACAgaccattgaacaatggatttttATCATTAACATACAACAGAGACATACCTTCGATGGCTTCCCTGGGAGTCTTAAAGCCAAGCACAATGGACTTCCAAAATCGATTCCCACCCTTTCCGggactctttcctttcctagttttcttcgacctgcgaaagtgagcaaatgttaaaacgaggaacgcctaatgttaaaacgaaaggacgtacctcaatcgataagtggcagacacgaactccacaaagacgaactccacaatgtggttgcagtcacggaagcgcAGCCCGGTTTGCGACAAAGACGAactcaggcagaaggagaaagaagaagaacaccCTGGCAGTACCCTTTCCGggactctttcctttcctagtTTTCTTCGACCTGTGAAAGTGAGCAAATGTTAAAACGaggaacgcctaatgttaaaacgaaaggacgtacctcaatcGATAAGTGGCAGAGACGAACTCCACAAAGACGAactccacaatgtggttgcagtcacggaagcgcatgccagtttgcgacaaagacgaactcaggcagaaggagaaagaagaagaacgatagggttcaagcgcacgggttgtgcaatttcagatttttaatatataatgataacaacatcggtttttcaaaaacaactaatgttaacatcaactaggtaacatcggttttcttaaaaccgatgttaacatcaactcgataacatcggtttttccaaaaccgatgttaagtactccatagtaacatcagttattaaaataaccgatgttaatatcgagtagttaacatcggtttcggaaaaaccgatgttaactaagtctacttatttacaaaaatgccaccgcgcttTTGTTAGCATCGGTTTtgtgaataaccgatgttaaccgtcCGATGTTATATCTAAAAATTGTAGTAGTGGTGGTGAATATCAAGCTAAACACTTACCGTGTTCTCACGTCATGGCTGCCTGTAAATTTGTCAATGTTGATCTCATGACCTATGTGCCGATGTTATTCACTTTACAACACATTTTACACATCTACGACAACTCCTTTGGTTTATTGTCACACGAATCAATGTGGCAAGAATATGAAGGAGATCAGTGGGGTCCTAATCCAAGGAGAAAAAGGACTGCAAATGGTAATCCTGTTTCAACTCGCATTCCTACTGAGATGGACGAAGACAAAAATGAACGAGCaggtagaaaaaaaatgtggacTTTGCCAGCAACATGCTCATAGCAGAAAAAAGTGTGCTAATATATCATCATCTTAATTTTTTCCTTAGccaaatgtgattgtttaaatattttattgataatgtaatataatgtttttctataaataaattgtcaaaagctttagttttatcatttttaattaaatctaataatataaataaactaattatatttagtaaaataagtaaattaaaaattttaaaattcagattattatacaaaataaatatattattatacaaaattcaaattttaaaacatatattcacccaaaaaatatcttaaataatttaaataatgtaacaaaaataattaaatttaataatatcattttcttaataataaaattaatttaatcaataatattacataaattaatttaataaataaataattttatataattaatatttaattttaataatatttaaatttttatattaaaaaaaagataaaaaaagggaaaacggGATGGTAAAATCCGACTCCCGTAAAGTACAAAAAAGTGGTatagtttgaaatttttttcccaAACTAGTGTACAATGGATATATAGATGAGAGAGAAGGTGTActgccataaaaaaaaaaacccaataaCGCTCCATCGATTTTAATTTAGCATATATGGACATAAATTGCCTACGGCCTACTATCAAAGTCATCCTGAATCATGCTCTTAtgacttaaataattttttttataattttctagtattaattttataaaaatgaaataaataaaaaacacaataaaactagTACAAGTTCTATTTTCTCTTCAACTCCAGAGAATATTCATTTGATTCTTCTAATGCTAAAAAAAATCTCTCGACGTCGTATTGATATCTGGGAGGTAACATTAATTAACGCTAGTCAGTGTCTCGATCACCACACATGACGAACCTAAACCTACAGTACGAAGGGCAATTAATGGTTCTTTAAAATTACACGTTCAAGTGCGAAAACAAATGCAATGCCGAATAAGTACGGACTATATAACTTTGAAAAATTCAATAACAAACACACGATCTTGTtcatattaaattattcttGTACAACATTATGCTACGATAAATCCACAAGTGAAACTAGTAATAATAACAAACTTTCCCTGGTATTTCCGAGGGTTCCTTATTGATCACTCTTAAATCACTAGTCACCGCATCAGCATGATTTATCCCTCCAAGGGAACACTGTGAAGAACAACGGTCTCAACGGTTAGACCCGGCCCGAATCCGAATAGCACCCCCCACTCTAACCCTTCTCCAGTGGTACTCTTCCCTTCCTCCTTAGACTTCTTCCTCATTTCATCCAGAATGAACAAAACACACGCGCTTGACATGTTTCCGTACTCACTCAGCACATGCCGGGTGGACTGGAGTTTCTCCGGCTTGAGCCGGAGCTTCTCCTCGACTTGATCGAGGATCGCGGGACCACCGGGATGTGCGATCCAGAAGATAGAGTTCCAGTCGCTGATCCCGACGGGCTCAAAAGCTTCAACAAGACTCTTCTCAATGTTCTTCGAGATGATCCCGGGCACATCTTTCAAGAGGTGGAACGTGAGTCCCACCTCCCGAAGGTGCCCATCTATAGCACCGTCAGAGTCGGGCAGGATTGTCTGGGCGGCCGATATCATCTCGAATATCGGCCGCTCCACTGCTGGGTCGGGGTCTGATCCGATGATCAACGCTGCGGCGCCGTCTCCGAACAGTGCCTGTCCCACGAGCGAGTCGAGGTGCGTGTCCGAGGGGCCGCGGAACGTCACGGCGGTTATCTCGGAGCAGACAACGAGCACCCTCGCACCCTTGTTGTTCTCGGCGAGGTCCTTCGCGAGGCGGAGTACGGTGCCGCCGGCGAAGCAGCCCTGCTGATACATCATGAGGCGCTTCACGGAGGGCCTCAGGCCGAGAAGCTTCGTGAGCTGGTAATCTGCTCCGGGCATGTCCACGCCTGAAGTGGTGCAGAACACAAGGTGTGTGATCTTTGACTTTGGTTGACCCCACTCCTTAATCGCTTTCGTTGCGGCTTGTTTTCCCAGCTTCGGCACCTCCATCACCACTACGTCTTGTCTCACGTCCAGCGATGGCGCCATGTACTCGCACATGTTCGGGTTCTCTTTCAGAAACT encodes the following:
- the LOC114400554 gene encoding chalcone synthase J-like is translated as MVTVEEIRNAQRSHGPATILAFGTATPSNCVSQADYPDYYFRITNSEHMTDLKEKFKRMCEKSMIKKRYMHLTEEFLKENPNMCEYMAPSLDVRQDVVVMEVPKLGKQAATKAIKEWGQPKSKITHLVFCTTSGVDMPGADYQLTKLLGLRPSVKRLMMYQQGCFAGGTVLRLAKDLAENNKGARVLVVCSEITAVTFRGPSDTHLDSLVGQALFGDGAAALIIGSDPDPAVERPIFEMISAAQTILPDSDGAIDGHLREVGLTFHLLKDVPGIISKNIEKSLVEAFEPVGISDWNSIFWIAHPGGPAILDQVEEKLRLKPEKLQSTRHVLSEYGNMSSACVLFILDEMRKKSKEEGKSTTGEGLEWGVLFGFGPGLTVETVVLHSVPLEG